The following coding sequences are from one Danio rerio strain Tuebingen ecotype United States chromosome 21, GRCz12tu, whole genome shotgun sequence window:
- the s1pr3b gene encoding sphingosine 1-phosphate receptor 3, producing the protein MINQHIYNHYNFTGKLDNRNETKGAPMDPKIMAFYVVCSLIVLENLIVLVAIWRNHKFHNRMYFFIANLALCDLLAGVAYIANILMSGQRTLHLSPAEWFIREGSMFVALGASIFSLLAIAIERHLTMIKMRPYDANKNYRVFLLIGTCWLIAITLGSLPILGWNCLEDLPQCSTILPLYSKNYVAFCITIFISLLLAISILYARIYVLVKSSSRKVTKHSNCERSMALLRTVSIVVGVFIACWTPIFVLLLIDVACGPKRCPVLLKADWFVALAVLNSAMNPVIYTLASREMRRAFYKLICGCLVKDGVVGCKNTDPSRSKSSSNCPRVAEQENQDVCNS; encoded by the coding sequence ATGATCAACCAACACATCTACAACCATTACAACTTCACCGGAAAACTAGACAATCGCAATGAAACCAAAGGGGCGCCGATGGACCCCAAAATAATGGCCTTTTATGTTGTCTGCAGCTTGATCGTCTTGGAGAACCTAATTGTGCTGGTGGCCATTTGGAGGAACCACAAGTTTCATAATCGGATGTACTTTTTCATCGCTAACCTCGCTTTGTGCGATTTGCTCGCCGGTGTGGCTTACATCGCAAACATACTGATGTCAGGACAGCGGACGCTCCATTTATCTCCAGCCGAGTGGTTCATTCGTGAAGGAAGTATGTTTGTGGCGTTGGGCGCTTCGATTTTCAGCCTGCTAGCGATTGCAATCGAACGCCATCTCACCATGATCAAAATGAGGCCTTACGACGCTAACAAAAACTACAGAGTCTTTCTGCTCATAGGAACATGTTGGTTGATCGCCATTACTTTGGGATCGCTTCCCATTTTGGGATGGAACTGTTTAGAGGATCTTCCACAATGCTCGACTATATTACCTCTATACAGCAAGAATTACGTTGCGTTCTGCATTACCATCTTCATATCGCTTCTTCTAGCAATTTCAATCCTCTACGCGCGTATTTACGTCCTCGTCAAGAGTAGCAGTCGTAAAGTAACCAAACACAGTAACTGCGAGCGCTCCATGGCTTTACTGCGGACGGTCAGTATCGTCGTTGGCGTTTTTATCGCATGCTGGACGCCGATTTTCGTGCTTTTGTTAATCGACGTAGCGTGTGGTCCCAAAAGATGCCCGGTTCTTCTGAAAGCTGATTGGTTCGTTGCTCTAGCTGTTTTAAACTCCGCTATGAATCCCGTCATCTACACATTGGCCAGCAGAGAAATGCGAAGGGCCTTTTATAAGCTCATATGTGGATGTTTGGTGAAGGACGGAGTTGTGGGATGCAAAAACACGGATCCAAGTCGGAGCAAATCTAGCTCCAATTGCCCACGAGTGGCAGAACAAGAAAACCAAGATGTCTGCAATTCGTAG